DNA from Solenopsis invicta isolate M01_SB chromosome 4, UNIL_Sinv_3.0, whole genome shotgun sequence:
ttatttatcaagCAAGCCactgtaatttatataaaatgggGTAGAGCAAGAAAAGCCCGTTCTATAAAAAcggataagaaaaaaatgttttaaatataaaatattggcaattagtatttaaattctaaaatacaaaatactgataatctttcaatttgaaatacaaaatacaagcttgtataaacaaataaatttcaataattgaaGTCACTTGCAGCGTTACATTCGACTTCAAATAATGTTACATTCAACTTTAAATGATGTTACAATATCAAATGATTACGATACGAGCACAGTAGCCGACGGGTGTGCGAGAAAACGCTTAACAAATCGGCATGCAATAAACATAGCTGATCTCGCCGTATGTATCCGCCTGTGTTTAAGATATAGGACGGAAATAAACAAAACGGGAAAATAAAAGCAGTAtcattataaaaacaataaagagGAACGAAAAATTGTTATTGCACGAATGGAAAAACTTTTTCGAATACCTTTCGACGATCTGTCCATTGTGCTGTTTCGCCTAATAGACATCCGTAAACATTCCTTCAACAAcggaaaataaaattgcacatcGTTCGCCGAGAGACGACGCATCTCTCGTACCACACGTAGAGTGATGGATTACACCGAAGCTCTTTCTTCCATCTGAGAACGAAGCTCTCGTCGGTGCgctttgaatttttcttttttttttcttttcaccgTCTCCTTTAGAAATGCCAAAGAGCTTAATCGTGTCGAGGATCATCCGAACAGCGCGCTTTCAAATATGGTATATCGCTAAAAGAACATCGAGCGACCACAAGGAGCGACCAGGTGGCCAGGTGAGAGGACTTGATTGGACCAGTAAGCAAgctcgtattaataattcaaagaCTCTATAGGCTTTGCCTCACCAGCGAAGCGGTTCGCGGTTGAGCGCGTGTCTTGATTTACAAGTGCGTTTACGGGATAGGCGGCAGATGTACTTTCAGCCTCGATCTTCCTCCTTTCcttcttctttcctcttttctttcttctttctgcgGTGCTGCGGTGTTACTGCTCGTACATCGCGTATTTTAAGGAAGCTTCGTTCGCCGTTTATGGAGATCCTAATGATTCGAGAGCCCTTCCCGCATAGTGGCACAACTGAAATTTAAATCAGCGACCGAAACACGATACACGAATGGCTCTCTTAGACGTTATGAAACGATCTCCGAACGTCTAATAGTTgggaattttattgaattttaatcagGGAAACATACAATTCCGTCCCATCCGAACTTAAGAAATAGGATAAAGAGGGTCTCCCTTTGAATACATAATgctatatgaatatttaaattcaaaagtttcttatcttttatttatctttttaatcttcCGAATTTACGCAATATTCTTTACTAGAGAATAAGCAATGTAATATTTACGATCAATAAAAGATcgagttattgaaatttttagcGTACACACGTCAAACTaaagatatttacaatatttgaatACACAATTTTCCGAGCACGTAGGCGCAGCTTTCTTGCTCCGCCGTCAGCGTTGACCCTCGCGATAATACTGGAGGGTTAAGATCCGAGCTGTCCATTCGGTCTAAAACATCCGGGTGAATCGGTGCGCTTTATTAAAGTGGATCGCGGCGAGCATGAATGTGGGCCTGCATGAGTGCGCAGCTGTACTCTGGACAAACGAACGATCCGTATTTGTCAGAGTAAATTAGCCGCGGATACCGAGATAACGAATCGAACGACGCTCAACCTGTGCATAATAAAGCAATGACGAACCTGAGTCGTCCCAGTTTAATCAATCGGCTACGGAACGTACTTGGACAAATAAGCTAACGATATACACAGGCCAAAAAGAATTCAAGAATGTAAAAGTAATACATAATCTCCAAGTAAACACAACTTTGTTACATTTCAAAGTGTCTCTcttgaatattaattatgtgATATAAGACAGCGTATATACGAACCATAtaaagttttcttaaaaaatcgaAGCTGATGATATGGCGATTTTTAAAAACGACTTTCGTATATACCAACGGCGAAAAGAGCCACTATCAAGCTATTAAAAGCGAAAACATCAAAACAACCCGCGACGTTAAGTTATCTAGCAATTAGCGCCACGAGTATCTCATCGCGTTCACATGCGTTGGACGGTAGCGCAGCAAGAAATCTGACCAGCAATTAAATCCATTTGTCAATTATTTGACGAATGCTCGCCCATCCGAATCCCGGTGGGCCGATTTGTGCCGGGCCACTTCGCTTTACGACACTCGCATACTTCTGTATCCGATCGTTTAATTGCCAACCGACGAACAAGTTCTCGCGACCCATGTGTGGCCGTCGCTGACAAAAAGCGCAGATATGTCATCGCGCAATTATCCCGCCGCGCCGGCTGGACGAAGGTGGTCCAGGTGGTAACAACGGCATTGTACCCTCCGAAAGCATCCTGGAATCCTCCGTTGACTCAATGTTGATTCCTCAGTCACAGGGCCAGAGCCCAATTGAACTTGTGTTATGACGGAATGCtctgttacatccagccttaaggaaaggaaggctATCTCTCAAAAGAAGCCTGAGACttgaggaaggcagggaaggatgtaacaaaaactcttttattctcgtgaccgcactagtgggatgtgcggcacgagccgaacgcacttttgatgattccgaaattatgcgtcaacgtgtaatgacacgctttaacgccttttcagaatcgtgcgatcttggtcctaatttgagtcagagaatttaatctctataactcgggatcggaccgagtgcaatctttttaagtcgggaggttagtgtgagatgggttgatgaaataaaattttacatttaaacttttcttttaaacaagaCTTAGCATATATTctaatacttgaaatttacatacataaggtTTCTATAAAGTTGTTCAAAAGAATTggtaaataaatacataatcggttattgttatttaatagaaaaaaaagaaaacaatataacaaggtgatcattattaattaaaacaggaGTACGTAAgcttatttaaaacataaaacgattaggtaacgattattaaaatttaagtacattgtTTAATTTCGGTAAGAAAATCTACgaagttaacattatttttgaggtttGGAAACATTGAGAAGTACATGATTAATTATCAAGAATACAGATAGTTAAGAATTAATGTtagtgtaaattatttattgttataagtatagtgtttaattgaaaaaactaaacggtgcatattgaataattgatcTAGAAACTATacatattgaattaacataggtattacaaataattaatttttaaaacttaagcGTTATTATGTACACAGGAGGAGATGGAACTAACCAATTTCGGTTATGGAAACCGTAGATGggggaaagaaattataaaaaaaatctacatagTATTGGTAGGGATCGTCAGGGAGGAAGACGGGGATCTGATCATGGGGGTTCAGGGCCGTAATTATAGAGTGTAGGGCATCTAAATCTAAATCATAGTGCAGGCAGAAATCTGATAAGAGGGGTATAGCTTTTAAAGGAAATTGTCGGATTATTTCTTCAAGGGAGTCTTGAAGTCCATTAAAATGATAGTACCGCGGGCGACGAGGAGGGAGCTCGACCTCTTCCAGAAACTCCACACTGGATGTGGAGCTCGCTGGAGAAGGAGGGGGTCTTGATGCTGGGAGATCGAAGGATACGGGAGAATATGAGATGCTGGAGATAGTTTCGGGAGGGGAATCGGGAGCTATCCGGTAGATGAGCAGGGAGGAAATTGAGACGGCAGGGGACTCTGGTCAGAGCTCCGGGGGAGTTCCAGGAGCCTCGAGAAAAAGGGGTTTTGGATCTCGCAAATCTTCTACTTTTTCGGGAGCGCGGCGTTCCTCCGAAGGAGCGATCTCTTGTTCCACGGGCTTGCGTCTCAATTCCTGGAGATACTCCTCGTATGCTTGGTCGAGGAGAATCCGCGCTCGTCTGACCCGCTCGCGGCGGAGACGTCTCGCGGCCCGGCGACCGATCGTGGGACGTCTCCCGTGGTTGACCACTATCAACCGTGTTTAAGTATTACTCCCGAGGAAACCAGAGAATGAGGAATGGAGAACTTACTTGTTAGTTAGACCATGGAATTCTGCGCAGGCTGTCCGCTCTGGGGGATGCTTCAACGGTGGGCCGCTCGGagttttaatgtatgtgattcttcagcacagattctaagttcaaaacgattttgaaaataacgcgcacagcttcgatacttgcaacgcgtggatgtgagtgcgaATTTGAATGCTTGAGGCGTTCAAAATTGCGCATTTTATAaggcttaggaaaagggcgtggGGTTAGTTTAGTGAGATGAagatttgattgggtaaagctttttgagctttttcccttcCCTTGGAGATTTCTTGTTgtcgaaattttgagcttattcgttgggtagttcaccaacgctcaccaccaatcatcttctcggatgatctctcgttggctaatttttcATCTTCtcctgatttttcttaactttaagaggggcgagcagttgcatcacccaattgcttaagggattcgttatcttacggtttctCTTCTTGGAACATTCGGTCCTgatttttatatcgccgcgtccgtttatttgggactcgcttttcacatgaatcatctttccgttcgtgatgaaacataggtttgaacaaacaaagccggggttgtaaattttgattttatagttttatagtttccgtccggcgtcgcgactcaatcttatctctgattgtcgccagactttaatagcgtttagattttttttttctcttttgagtccaggctttgttcgttcatatgaattattatattagaataagcatcgttgcttgtaattttgtcgtcgcacgatttctccttttttttgcttcaatttattgctccggatgtaatatgtggccattatatatattccgagaacaatgtttgattttttcttataatagccgggtgatagtgttatttataaaaaagaaatcgtggagttccaggtataagtattataaattttacagacaatcccttagcttgtttcgcatattttatatgatggatgcgaaaagggaaatcgtgaaatcctccggatgtaacaactttaaatattttgaaaaataggcAGGAGAATGGCGGAGAACGTCTAAAGTAAGTGAGAATGTATATTGTGTCTGTACCGTGCGATTtgacatttgtttttatttttcagagtATTACACAAAATAGATGGAAAATTAGACCAATTACTTAaccaaaataaagaaaaaaaacaacaaaattttgcttGTAAATGCAGTAAAACGAGAATGCGAATTCCGCGTGTGCGGGTGCAAAAAGCGCCAGAAACAATGTGATGATTACTGCCAATGTAACTCATTGCATTGCCGTAATCgagtaagtaataaatattattaaacattttttttccaattaaaaaaatgttatttttttatagaataaatctaatataaataaagtgtTCGCATTAACAAGAAGGAACAAATTTGAAACAGAAATTGAATGCGTCATTATGCCGACGATTATTGAACAGTTACCTCAAGTTAAGTTGGACAAGAAACTTATACCGATAGCTAAAGACATGCAATTAGCAGACCCAGAGTTTTACCAGCCAAATAACATCGATCTACTCATCGGAGCTGGCTTATTTTGGCGCATCTTCTGTAGAGAATCCATGCCACAGCATACAGGGGTACCGAGCTTGCAGAAAACATTGTTTGGTTGGATCATCGGAGGAGAGCTGCAGATAGGAAAAGTTACAAAAACAGAGAAGATATGTGGGATATTAGCGGATGTTACCCTGAAGGAGTAGTTAGAATAATTTTGGAAGGTGGAAGAGATATCGGAAATTCGTCAGCCTACGGAAGAAGAAGCGGAATGCGAGGAGCATTTTAAGAAAACAGTAGAAAGAACATCATCCGGATGATTCATAGTAAGTTTACCAAGGAAGCAGAACGTTTACTTAGGAGAGTCAAAAGAGCAAGCAGAAAGAAGATTGTTAGCAGTAGAGAGAAAATTCAAGAATGATTTAAACTGTAAAGAGGAATACATACAATTCATGGCAGATTATGAAAGCAAGGAGCATATGTCACGGATATTAGCATCAATGGAGGAGCCGGAGGAGATATGTTGGTTGCCTCATCAGGCAGTGTTCAAGACTGGCTTGACTACCAAAATTCGGGTAGTTTTCGACGCATCATCCAAAACGTCAAACGGTAAGTCATTGAATGATAAACTTCAAGCCGGATCAAACTTGCAGAATGAGATGTTTGACATCCTTTTAAGATTTAGAACACATCAGTTTGTATTTAGTGCAGATATTGAGGCTATGTACAGACAAATTCTAGTAACAGAAAGAGATTGACACCTCCAGAGAATATTGTGGAGATCTGAATCAATGCAACCGATGCAAGCCTACAGCTTAAACACCGTGACTTATGGAACAACTGCCGCACCTTTCTTGGCGATAAGATGTCTACGCAAATTAGCACAGCAAGAAGATGATTTGTTAGAAGCAGCAAACGTTGTAAGACACGATTTTTATATGGATGATGTGTTGTTAGGAGCATCTACAGAAGAGAAAGCTATCCAGCTACGCAAAGAAGTGACAGAAGTATTGAAGAATGGACAATTTCGACTAAGAAAGTGGCGAGCAAATCATAAGAAAATTTTGGAAGATATTAAAGAAGAGGATGAAAACGATAAGTTTTTAAAACTAGACAAGGAAGGAGCACTAAAGATTCTCGGATTACTATGGGTTGCAACAACAGATACGATACAGTACTCAGTGAACATATCAGGGCCAGCCACTGTAAAACGAAGAAGCATAGTATCTCGCACAAATTTTTGACCTGTTGGGTCTCCTTGGGCCAATTTTAATCAAGGGCAAATACATCATGCAGCAAACCTGGCAAATTTCCGTTGGATGGGATGAGCCTCTACCTAAAATAATGCAGGAGCAGTGGCAAGAGTTCTATGATGCTTTGCAAGAACCCAATGAGTTTAAGgtcatgcaaaatttaaatccaGGTAACCAATCTCAGGTGTTTGATGTCATGGGTTTCAGAGATGCCTCCCAAAAAGCGTGCCTCTATGATGTATCAAAAGATAAGGAAGGTAATACACagtcttttttaatttcaaggAGTAAAATAGCTCCTTTGAAAACTATCTCACTACCAAAGTTGGAATTGAATGCTGCGCTCGTGCTAGCTAAGTTAACTGCTACGGCTATACGTGCATTCGGTaacagaattaaagaaattcatttgTGGAGCGACTCTAGCATTACATCAGATAAACATTAGTCCCAACTTGTTGAAAACTTATGCAGCGAACCGTGTGACGAAAATTCAACAGGCAGTGAAGAAAGCAACTTGGCACCATGTGTCATCATCGGACAATGGTTGATCACCTTTTTGATCTAGTAGAATTCAAACAGCACCGCAAAATTTTGTTAGAGTCTGTGAGACTAACATTATGTGTGAGtgacttttttgtgagtaatcttatataaaaagaaaccgGATAATACACATTCAAATAGAtccgttcgcgtatgttactcgcgtatactctgtctaaagtttgAATACTATACGAGTATAGTACTGTGGATAAAGAGGCTTCTACTCAggatccaaaatatatcatgaaagacatcaattttcaatttttgacaccttgaattaatgaaaaatacttcataaactccttgttacataattataccttttaaaaagaatgaaaatatcataattttttttgaaaatatgactctttagcttaaAAATGccgcatttttaaattaaaagttttttttgcaaagatataattttttaaagaaaaagtgattttttgaacaattctttatttttgccTAACGGTTTTTTCTTTActtaactttacaataaatcatttttcggcaatgccaattgtgcagtcacatttctgaagttttgaacttttatttaaaaaaaaagttgttgaaaaataatgtttggtACTAAAGTTATAGTTCCTCAAAAGTTAAAAacgtctcccagacccgaaaatgtgtttacgtattttacgggatagGTGTGCTTAAGGGTTAAATCAATCTAACAGCGCCTTCATTTCATGATTCAATGacttaattagtttatttttactcGGATTATAAATctgattaaaaaaagttattacaatTGGTTCATTCCTTTTTtggaaacattaaaaattaatattttattgaaaaataaaaatgataagacAAGTTGAAGAAGATAAACAGAGCAACAATTGGATGCATAtcgatatattaatatacatatatgatattttgaagtattgttgtttattatttttaataaaacagtttaatattgataaaattattaaaattgtagattttttactattttttgtttgaaagaaagaaaaaagcgccatttatttaaaatatgttaattaatttctcgTACGTTCTATTATTATGATAcactaacaaaaaataaaaataaaacaatggaAAGTTAAAAGTTAGTTTTCACATGTAATGTAAGAATTGCTGTTTATTTTCTGATATTCCGTtggattttcaataaattaataaaattaggcTGGAAATGCGTAAGAGCAAATTTGATTGAATGCATATGAATATACACATGAAAGCTGTTATATAGTATAaaagacaaagaaacatgtgtaatttttacatttagattaaattaatgttcgaatactttaataactttaattgcaTTAGTGCTGCCCAACATTTGCTAGCAAGAACATACCTAGatgttgtttaaaaatgtttaagaataaaatatgttttttttttctttaacaactTGTCTTATTTGATCtatcttctttattattctattgTTTAGCAAAACCGAgcatattacattatttattttgcttctactttttttctttcataaacaAAGATTCGCATTTCAACAAAAATCACTGAACTTACTTGGATAAGTATTATAGAGATACTTAACTTGACATTAAACGGTCTaccgtttaattttattacggcTTCTTCTTCTTGCAGATTTCTTCAAGACTTTGTACATAAATGAAGAAAGAAATACAGAgtgagtaaaattaaaatataccaaAACTCAGAGTTGAGTAGTAACTaattgtaactaaaaaaattacaaaataaataaaaaaagttaaaaagttataacatttagcttgatgtaattaattttgaataagatgatttttaacttcaactattatagttatcattattataaattagaagaaaataataaaaaatagaaaaattttttcaagatatgtGATGATCAAAATACAAGAAAGATTCGTAGTCTATACCGAGCAAATTTATCGAATTTAATTATGGCAAAAACACAaaagatttgtttttattaaaattgctcaCTCGCAAGCAATACGCGCTCTTGCCGCTTAAACAGATGAATGCGGCGGGGATTACTTTTcgtatctaattgtaagtcaaaGTTGCGCAGAATAGAATATAAAAGCGCAGCAACatgagattaatttttataaattctaatgAAACGTTTTGAAAACGAGTATTCAAAGTTAGGTCGAACAGCAATGTCTGTCTTCAATATTTgccattttgtgaaaattgtttgtaattaaattttgattttcttagCTGTGAAGGAAAATGATATCATTGATCAAGTATCctatacaataatttctttctgAGTTATTCTAAGTTTACAAGAAAAAGTTATCCGTTTTGTAATACTAtctttaaaacgctgtaactttattaaaaaaaaatcgtagaaaattataaaaaatatggatttattcggaaattaataatcttaaaaactAATACATTTTTGTGCTAGGTAGCCCATTTTCCTGAGCAAGGCAAtagttcaaagaaaaaaatttttttccttttcttcaaTGCCTGCCTTCAATGTCCgccattttgtgaaaattatttgtaatcaaATTTTGGTTTTCTTGGCtatcaagaaaaatgtttaagttttaatttaatcccTGTTGCATCTCAATCCAATACTTTCGTTGAGTAATcgctatttgaaaatattaaaacattatgataaaatttggtGGCCCGTTTTTGCAGGCAAGTGTACTTCATACCACTATGGCGACGAATCAGGTCTGGTACAATACAAGTCTGTAGATGCTTTACAGTAAACTGATAGATCTGCTTAGGATTTGTTGTTGTCGTTGCATTGCTATTATCAGATCTGCTCTGGTGTTGCCGTCAATTTGTCTGCAAAGTATGCTCTTCAGATCTGATTCACATTGAAAACTAACTGAGGGCACAATTTAGCTTTGCATTTGCTTTCCATTCAACAATATCTCATAACCAAATTACTTACTGCTACATTTTACAGcgagttttttatatattataagaatttaaaagaCTTTACATTCATAATACGAAGTAAAAATGGTTAcatcttgatattttttattccattgaTCAATTAAATGTACCACTACAAATGGATGAAGACAGATCTCTTTTAATTTGGGACATTGCAGGAAAATTTCAAAACATACGTTAGGTAATACCTTCAATATACCTAacaactttaaacattttaaactttTGCATAGCGTTAGCGTTTCTAATTCACGATTGGTGAGAGCATCATTAAAGCTTAAGTCGATTTTTTCCAAGCGTTGACAGGAGGAAAATAATCTATAGAAGCTATTCCTTACGTTGGTTGTATTTTTAGCATCTGACCAcctaaacaaaaattatatgattactTGATTATTTATTCGGAAATAGACGAATAATGTAAAGGAGAAGAGGgaaatatggcacccattttcattttattaaataactttgtttgtaattattattttcgatTGAAACTTGGacgattatatttgtcaatgagttgtttgacagattctagacttaaaataataaaatatttattagttagagtgtgatttataaaaatctaatgcactgcataattagtgaaagaaaaaagatgtttgtaatatggctatgcaaaaaataatttaaaaaaattagtttagtttaaaagaaacacaataccttgttacaaaattatatatttttaattttccattgtttagaatttttttaattttgaatttttctgcGCTTAGAAATTTTAgtaataccattaaaaattttattacaaatatattttatccctgtttaacattaaacaacaagcataaaatgacgTCTCTAATGTTTTTGAACAGTGCCCTTTacaatgacaatcgatttatggaagaaatattttgatataaaaattttacttaaaaaattgtattaaaaaaattccatgttatcgctttaactttgtataactcaaaatgtctacaggcaaataaaaagttaaatatcaaaaaattattcgcGTGTATATACGTTCCTGTGATAATAcaatcaagtttaataataatgaggaaatacatgtaattaaagcttaaaagtgtaccttgaaaaagtttagaagtgctcaaaagtaaaaatgcctcataacaattgtcagttatgtataggcatattagcatcattaaaaaatgacgggctactaaacgaataagtccataagcaattgttagaatacgtcacctaataatggagataatagGGATAACTATATTGTCgatagtagccataataccttcttctcctctacttaTTTTAAGAACCACACAACAAagaactaaataaataaatttcaatgaagtataataccaaaaaaaaaaagaaattttatatcatatacgtacatgtttataaaagttatttcccTCAGATTCTTACAATCGGCAAGGGCATCAATACCTTGCGAtgtcaaaaatgtttctcttaaATCTATGTTTTCCAAATTTGagcaaaatgttttcaatgTCATTGCGACTTCGTCTACATTTAAAACTCCGTGCAGGCGTGTTAAATTTAAGTCGCGCATTTGTCGATTTCTCTGCAGTATTTTAcaaagagttttaacttttatgtcTCGTACATGTGCAAGATGAAAACGCTCAAGAGATTTTAGATTTTGAAGACGAGATAATCCATCGTCTCTTATGAgattacaactttttaaatcCAATCCTGAAAGAAATGCagattgtatatatatttctatatcagtattacaatatttacttgaaatttttacaattattgtacaattatttatatgtataccttttaaatttttgcatatttttgaaatttgaagtACAACAGAATCGTCGATAAATGGGcagtaatttaatactaaatttgttAGAAGTTGGCCACGAGTAGCgagaaacatattaaaaaccGGAGCAGAAAATGTGCAAAATGACAGATCCAATTGTgtcaaatatttacatatgggtgcaaagtacaaaaatatatcatCGATGTTACTGCGCCAATGTGTGTAGAGTATATTTCGTATGTTCAGACTTTTGTAAAGTTCAGGATCCtgtgataaattatttaggCGTTTATTTACTCTACTTATACGGCCCAATGACTTTAAATCTAAATCTCtcaatattttaactattattttatcctgtaaaaataaaatagataatttcaGTACATAAGATgacattacaataaattaatacaatgaaAAATAGACTTCTCGAAATACTTTACCGGAAGCTCAGAAAAACTGCAGGTGATAGGCTTCTTGGATTCTTCCcataaaagtttaatatcttccaaaaacttttcataattcaaataattttcatatgaAGTGCAATGTTTATATATCTGTATAAAACATTGCGCATGATCAGGGATTATTTCCTGAGATATATGCTTGTGACTGACGGCACATTTATGGAAAGATTCTACTATTTCGCTGTGAATATAAAATaggaacaaattaatttttatttttatgagtatgacaaaagttgaaaatattataacgtGTTTGGTCGCAGTGAGTTTGAACTATTGATGTATACTGGACAGAGCGTGTggcttatttcttttattatttgtctCAAGAGGCTCAGAACGTAAAATGTATGTCAAAGTTCGTGACTATCCTTCTAGTGTCatgattgattaaattttatttaaggagAAAAGGAGTAATAACGTATGCTTTCAAGTCAGAAATCTCTACGTTAACATTTAGATTTATAATTCAGCGGCATCcgttctttcttctctcttcaaaaaatgaattttacatCTTAGAATTAAGTTTCATGGATCTTGATCATTATAGTATCACAACTGCGTGTAGTCTGCACGTCGATTAGCAGCAAAGATCAAATATGACACAACTACATATGTGCATGAAGCTCAAGATCTATAAGTTAAGTCTGTAATTGATGTTATTTTAAGttaacaaattagcaacaaaacCGAGCAAGCCCTGCCTGTACGAACAATCCGACAGTAGACTGTCAGCAGAATAGGCACGAACTGCAAATCCTGATTAATTACTGCTGCCAAATTTAGTGATATAGCATACCAGCAGACTTTGTCTTATTTTGCAGTTTGTCCACGTCATCGAATATTTCAGAGTCTTTgtgcaatttattttctttatcttattaaaaattagtaaaatattctGTTCATAATCTACTTTGCTACTTCTTTCATATTGTTGCTTTTCTTTCTACGTCTGTCAAAATGATTTTGATcctacccatacagcacacaatgttataaaatatttcc
Protein-coding regions in this window:
- the LOC105198069 gene encoding uncharacterized protein LOC105198069, whose product is MDGVDKTGPQNSREITFPYRRLRYEDIIQYPYIDKLSIPGWNTKDNRVSIDFIYQFAIKSFSYSCDNSEKHCSCYVAGIMGPPTFCLSDECSKRKSKVEKPTYRESNTYPPIISRALIDLDRSPLTVDSKKTYCIRLEYHKAVYPLRISIFSDSNSASIIKRIWAKDSDDKWSLLWDESIHYKDSYSNMNTNYRPINSFSILRSGTFKTKVLRLEYACPLQNLTLSAVMLTGTSDFILPRRLEPSSPSCLFDLLDKINPCLCRPIQQYEFALNIIAVERKNILQWKGPTIYFNFTENVVHSNLWDYYDICESEIVESFHKCAVSHKHISQEIIPDHAQCFIQIYKHCTSYENYLNYEKFLEDIKLLWEESKKPITCSFSELPDKIIVKILRDLDLKSLGRISRVNKRLNNLSQDPELYKSLNIRNILYTHWRSNIDDIFLYFAPICKYLTQLDLSFCTFSAPVFNMFLATRGQLLTNLVLNYCPFIDDSVVLQISKICKNLKGLDLKSCNLIRDDGLSRLQNLKSLERFHLAHVRDIKVKTLCKILQRNRQMRDLNLTRLHGVLNVDEVAMTLKTFCSNLENIDLRETFLTSQGIDALADCKNLREITFINMWSDAKNTTNVRNSFYRLFSSCQRLEKIDLSFNDALTNRELETLTLCKSLKCLKLLGILKVLPNVCFEIFLQCPKLKEICLHPFVVVHLIDQWNKKYQDVTIFTSYYECKVF